From Streptomyces sp. TLI_105, the proteins below share one genomic window:
- a CDS encoding PLP-dependent cysteine synthase family protein produces the protein MRYDSSLAAVGNTPLVRLPRLSPSDDVRIWAKLEDRNPTGSVKDRPALHMIEQAEKDGRLTPGCTILEPTSGNTGISLAMAAKLKGYRIVCVMPENTSEERRQLLAMWGAEIISSPAAGGSNTAVRVAKELSEQHPDWVMLYQYGNPDNAGAHYATTGPEILADLPSITHFVAGLGTTGTLMGVGRYLREHKPDVKIVAAEPRYDDLVYGLRNLDEGFVPELYDASVLTTRFSVGSADAVTRTRELLQQEGIFAGVSTGAALHAAIGVGNKALKAGESADIAFVVADGGWKYLSTGLYTAKTTEEAIATVQGQLWA, from the coding sequence ATGCGTTACGACTCCTCGCTGGCCGCGGTCGGCAACACGCCGCTGGTCCGCCTCCCCCGGCTCTCGCCCTCGGACGACGTCCGCATCTGGGCGAAGCTGGAGGACCGCAACCCCACCGGCTCGGTCAAGGACCGCCCCGCGCTCCACATGATCGAGCAGGCGGAGAAGGACGGCCGCCTCACCCCCGGCTGCACCATCCTGGAGCCGACCAGCGGCAACACCGGCATCTCCCTCGCCATGGCCGCCAAGCTCAAGGGCTACCGCATCGTCTGCGTCATGCCCGAGAACACCAGCGAGGAGCGCCGCCAGCTGCTTGCCATGTGGGGCGCCGAGATCATCTCGTCCCCCGCGGCCGGCGGGTCGAACACGGCCGTACGGGTCGCCAAGGAGCTCTCCGAGCAGCACCCCGACTGGGTGATGCTCTACCAGTACGGCAACCCGGACAACGCGGGCGCCCACTACGCCACCACCGGCCCCGAGATCCTCGCCGACCTCCCCTCCATCACCCACTTCGTCGCGGGCCTCGGCACGACGGGGACGCTGATGGGCGTCGGCCGCTACCTGCGCGAGCACAAGCCCGACGTCAAGATCGTCGCCGCCGAACCGCGCTACGACGACCTCGTCTACGGCCTGCGCAACCTCGACGAGGGCTTCGTACCCGAGCTGTACGACGCCTCCGTCCTCACCACCCGCTTCTCGGTCGGCTCCGCCGACGCGGTCACCCGCACCCGCGAACTCCTCCAGCAGGAGGGCATCTTCGCGGGCGTCTCCACCGGTGCCGCCCTGCACGCGGCCATCGGCGTCGGCAACAAGGCGCTCAAGGCGGGCGAGTCCGCCGACATCGCCTTCGTCGTCGCGGACGGCGGCTGGAAGTACCTGTCGACGGGCCTCTACACGGCCAAGACGACGGAAGAAGCGATCGCGACGGTCCAGGGCCAGCTCTGGGCGTAG
- a CDS encoding type II toxin-antitoxin system PemK/MazF family toxin: protein MDTSWWPALVAVVVIALVVALADGWKRSSRRPKGRPSGRTRPPGRPPRGPAGPRRAPARPGRSPRAAEIWWADVPFEDGPGSKDRPCLVLVVRGDSALVAKITSKYHDERPGVIALPPGSVGDAQGRPSFLETDELREVPVTDFRRRAGEADPVVWDQVRHLAR, encoded by the coding sequence ATGGACACGTCGTGGTGGCCCGCGCTGGTCGCGGTCGTGGTGATCGCGCTGGTGGTGGCGCTCGCCGACGGGTGGAAGCGGTCGTCGCGCCGTCCGAAGGGGCGGCCGTCGGGGCGGACCCGGCCGCCGGGGCGTCCGCCGCGCGGACCCGCCGGGCCCCGGCGGGCGCCCGCGCGGCCTGGCCGGTCGCCACGGGCGGCCGAGATCTGGTGGGCGGACGTGCCCTTCGAGGACGGGCCCGGGTCGAAGGACCGGCCCTGTCTGGTGCTCGTGGTACGGGGGGACAGCGCGCTCGTCGCCAAGATCACCAGCAAGTACCACGACGAGCGGCCGGGAGTGATCGCGCTGCCGCCGGGGTCGGTGGGCGACGCGCAGGGGCGGCCGAGCTTCCTGGAGACGGACGAGTTGCGGGAGGTCCCGGTGACGGACTTCCGCCGGAGAGCGGGAGAGGCGGACCCGGTCGTGTGGGACCAGGTCCGCCATCTCGCGCGCTAG
- a CDS encoding PTS transporter subunit EIIC, which translates to MSTDSAAAAPKPEPKPKKSVSWGGLFQGLQKMGRSLQLPIAVLPAAGIINRLGQPDVFGADGLGWDNVAKVMAGAGGALLNGSLGLPLLFCIGVAIGMAKKADGSTALAAVVGFLVYYTVLQQFPKDCPVGTKDIGGGCLGADDSFAGYTYQNPGVFGGIVMGLLAAWFWQRYHRKKLVDWLGFFNGRRLVPIIMTFVAIAFAALCLWVWPPIGDALESFSDWLVGLGAWGSGIFGVANRALLVIGLHQFLNVPIWFQFGTYTKPDNTVVHGDIPMFLAGDPNAGQFLTGFFPIMMFALPAAALAITHTAKPHRRKAVGGMMLSVALTSFVTGITEPIEYSFLFIAPLLYAIHAVLTGVSMAVTWALGVKDGFSFSAGLIDYVINWNLATKPWLIIPIGLGFAVVYYVIFRFAIVRFDLPTPGREPEEVEEEIERDNVR; encoded by the coding sequence ATGAGTACGGACAGCGCCGCGGCGGCACCGAAACCGGAACCGAAACCGAAGAAGTCCGTCTCCTGGGGCGGACTCTTCCAGGGCCTCCAGAAGATGGGCCGCAGCCTCCAGCTCCCCATCGCCGTCCTCCCGGCCGCCGGCATCATCAACCGTCTGGGGCAGCCGGACGTCTTCGGGGCCGACGGTCTCGGCTGGGACAACGTCGCGAAGGTGATGGCGGGCGCCGGTGGCGCGCTGCTGAACGGCAGTCTCGGCCTTCCGCTGCTGTTCTGCATCGGCGTGGCGATCGGCATGGCGAAGAAGGCGGACGGCTCGACCGCGCTGGCCGCGGTGGTCGGCTTCCTCGTCTACTACACGGTGCTCCAGCAGTTCCCGAAGGACTGCCCGGTGGGCACGAAGGACATCGGGGGCGGCTGCCTCGGCGCGGACGACTCCTTCGCCGGGTACACGTACCAGAACCCGGGCGTCTTCGGCGGCATCGTCATGGGTCTGCTCGCCGCCTGGTTCTGGCAGCGCTATCACCGGAAGAAGCTGGTCGACTGGCTGGGCTTCTTCAACGGCCGCCGCCTGGTCCCGATCATCATGACGTTCGTCGCGATCGCCTTCGCCGCGCTCTGCCTGTGGGTCTGGCCGCCCATCGGCGACGCCCTGGAGAGCTTCAGCGACTGGCTGGTCGGGCTCGGCGCGTGGGGCTCGGGCATCTTCGGCGTCGCCAACCGGGCGCTGCTCGTCATCGGCCTGCACCAGTTCCTGAACGTGCCCATCTGGTTCCAGTTCGGCACGTACACCAAGCCGGACAACACGGTGGTCCACGGCGACATCCCCATGTTCCTCGCGGGCGACCCGAACGCCGGCCAGTTCCTGACGGGCTTCTTCCCGATCATGATGTTCGCGCTGCCCGCGGCGGCGCTCGCGATCACCCACACCGCGAAGCCGCACCGCCGCAAGGCGGTCGGCGGCATGATGCTCTCGGTCGCCCTGACCTCGTTCGTCACCGGCATCACCGAGCCGATCGAGTACTCGTTCCTCTTCATCGCGCCGCTGCTGTACGCGATCCACGCCGTGCTGACGGGCGTCTCGATGGCGGTGACCTGGGCGCTCGGGGTGAAGGACGGCTTCAGCTTCTCGGCCGGTCTGATCGACTACGTGATCAACTGGAACCTCGCGACGAAACCGTGGCTGATCATTCCGATCGGCCTGGGGTTCGCGGTCGTGTACTACGTGATCTTCAGGTTCGCGATCGTCAGGTTCGACCTCCCCACCCCGGGCCGCGAGCCGGAGGAGGTCGAGGAGGAGATCGAGCGCGACAACGTCAGATGA
- the rph gene encoding ribonuclease PH: protein MSRIDGRTPEQLRPVTIERGWSKHAEGSVLISFGDTKVFCTASVTEGVPRWRKGSGEGWVTGEYSMLPRATNTRGDRESVRGKIGGRTHEISRLIGRSLRAVIDYKALGENTIVLDCDVLQADGGTRTAAITGAYVALADAVAWAQGKKLVKAGRKPLTGTVAAVSVGIVDGVPLLDLCYEEDVRADTDMNVVCTGDGRFVEVQGTAEAEPFDRKELNALLDLASGGCADLAEIQRKALEGTL, encoded by the coding sequence ATGTCTCGCATCGACGGCCGTACCCCCGAACAGCTCCGCCCCGTCACCATCGAACGCGGCTGGAGCAAGCACGCCGAGGGCTCCGTCCTCATCTCCTTCGGCGACACCAAGGTCTTCTGCACCGCCTCCGTCACCGAAGGCGTCCCGCGCTGGCGCAAGGGCAGCGGCGAAGGCTGGGTCACCGGGGAGTACTCCATGCTCCCCCGCGCCACCAACACCCGCGGCGACCGCGAATCCGTCCGCGGCAAGATCGGCGGCCGCACCCACGAGATCTCCCGCCTCATCGGCCGCTCCCTGCGCGCCGTCATCGACTACAAGGCCCTCGGCGAGAACACCATCGTCCTCGACTGCGACGTCCTCCAGGCCGACGGCGGCACCCGCACCGCCGCCATCACCGGCGCCTACGTCGCCCTCGCCGACGCCGTCGCCTGGGCCCAGGGCAAGAAGCTGGTGAAGGCCGGCCGCAAGCCCCTCACCGGCACCGTCGCCGCCGTCTCCGTCGGCATCGTCGACGGCGTCCCCCTCCTCGACCTCTGCTACGAGGAGGACGTCCGCGCCGACACCGACATGAACGTCGTCTGCACCGGCGACGGCCGCTTCGTCGAGGTCCAGGGCACCGCCGAGGCCGAGCCCTTCGACCGCAAGGAGCTCAACGCCCTCCTCGACCTCGCCTCCGGCGGCTGCGCCGACCTGGCCGAGATCCAGCGCAAGGCCCTCGAAGGAACCCTCTGA
- a CDS encoding PTS transporter subunit EIIC, producing the protein MSTATAQAAAPAKKRGSGLFQGLQKVGRSLQLPIAVLPAAGILLRLGQPDVFGAEGLGWDKVASVFATAGDAVFANMPLLFCVGIAIGFAKKADGSTALAALVGFLVYKNVLTAFPTSEAVVNTTANKGVDVAATYNDPKVFGGIIMGLLAAVIWQRYHRKKLVDWLGFFNGRRLVPIIMAFVGTLMGVLFGLLWEPIGNVITDFGNWMTGLGAVGSGIFGAINRGLLPIGMHQFVNTVAWQEIGTFTDSTGAVWHGDLPRFFHGDPSAGQFMSGFFPIMMFALPAVALAITHAARPERRKVVGGMMFSLALTSFVTGITEPIEFAFMFLAPLLYVIHAVLTAASMVITSALGVHHGFTFSAGALDYFLNWTYASKPWLIIPIGLVFAAIYYVVFRFAIVKFNLATPGREPEEEIEDLTKA; encoded by the coding sequence ATGAGTACGGCCACCGCCCAGGCCGCCGCTCCCGCGAAGAAGCGCGGATCCGGCCTGTTCCAGGGCCTGCAGAAGGTCGGTCGCAGCCTGCAGCTGCCGATCGCCGTGCTGCCGGCCGCGGGTATCTTGCTCCGTCTCGGCCAGCCCGACGTCTTCGGCGCCGAAGGCCTCGGCTGGGACAAGGTCGCTTCCGTCTTCGCCACGGCGGGTGACGCGGTCTTCGCCAACATGCCGCTGCTCTTCTGCGTCGGCATCGCCATCGGCTTCGCGAAGAAGGCCGACGGCTCCACCGCGCTCGCCGCGCTGGTCGGCTTCCTGGTCTACAAGAACGTGCTGACCGCGTTCCCGACCTCCGAGGCCGTCGTCAACACGACCGCCAACAAGGGTGTCGACGTCGCCGCGACGTACAACGACCCCAAGGTCTTCGGCGGCATCATCATGGGCCTCCTGGCCGCCGTCATCTGGCAGCGGTACCACCGCAAGAAGCTGGTCGACTGGCTCGGCTTCTTCAACGGCCGCCGGCTCGTCCCGATCATCATGGCCTTCGTCGGCACCCTCATGGGCGTCCTCTTCGGTCTCCTCTGGGAGCCCATCGGCAACGTGATCACCGACTTCGGCAACTGGATGACCGGACTCGGGGCCGTCGGCTCCGGCATCTTCGGCGCCATCAACCGCGGTCTGCTCCCGATCGGCATGCACCAGTTCGTGAACACCGTCGCCTGGCAGGAGATCGGCACCTTCACCGACTCCACCGGTGCCGTCTGGCACGGCGACCTGCCGCGCTTCTTCCACGGTGACCCGTCGGCCGGCCAGTTCATGTCCGGCTTCTTCCCGATCATGATGTTCGCCCTGCCGGCCGTCGCCCTCGCGATCACCCACGCCGCCCGTCCCGAGCGCCGCAAGGTCGTCGGCGGCATGATGTTCTCGCTCGCCCTGACCTCGTTCGTCACGGGCATCACCGAGCCCATCGAGTTCGCCTTCATGTTCCTGGCGCCCCTGCTGTACGTGATCCACGCCGTGCTCACCGCCGCCTCGATGGTCATCACCTCGGCCCTGGGCGTGCACCACGGCTTCACCTTCTCCGCCGGCGCGCTGGACTACTTCCTGAACTGGACGTACGCCTCCAAGCCGTGGCTGATCATCCCGATCGGCCTCGTCTTCGCGGCGATCTACTACGTGGTCTTCCGCTTCGCGATCGTCAAGTTCAACCTCGCGACCCCGGGCCGCGAGCCCGAGGAGGAGATCGAGGACCTCACCAAGGCGTGA
- a CDS encoding glucose PTS transporter subunit EIIB, whose protein sequence is MASKAEKIVAGLGGIDNIEEIEGCITRLRTEVANPDLVDEAALKAAGAHGVVKMGTAIQVVIGTDADPIAAEIEDLM, encoded by the coding sequence ATGGCCAGCAAGGCTGAGAAGATCGTCGCCGGGCTCGGCGGCATCGACAACATCGAAGAGATCGAAGGCTGCATCACCCGCCTGCGCACCGAGGTCGCGAACCCCGATCTCGTCGACGAGGCCGCCCTGAAGGCCGCCGGCGCCCACGGCGTCGTGAAGATGGGCACCGCCATCCAGGTCGTCATCGGCACCGACGCCGACCCGATCGCCGCGGAGATCGAAGACCTGATGTGA
- a CDS encoding MBL fold metallo-hydrolase: MKLTVVGCSGSFPSADSACSSYLVEADGFRLLLDMGNGALGELQRHIGLYDLDAIFLSHLHADHCIDMCGYFVARYYRHDGGRCDAIPVYAPEGAEQRLTTAYADTPSATSMSEVFDFHTLKSGGSFEIGPFSVRTEKVCHPVEAYGIRVEHGGRSLTYSGDTGVCDALHDLADGADLFLCEASFTHGKEDVPDLHLNGREAGAHATRAGVGRLVLTHIPPWTDGERNLADAREVYKGPSELARPGAVYEI, from the coding sequence ATGAAGCTCACCGTCGTCGGCTGCTCCGGGTCGTTCCCGTCCGCGGACTCGGCCTGTTCGAGCTACCTCGTCGAGGCCGACGGCTTCCGGCTGCTCCTCGACATGGGCAACGGCGCCCTGGGCGAGCTGCAGCGCCACATCGGTCTGTACGACCTCGACGCGATCTTCCTCAGCCACCTGCACGCGGATCACTGCATCGACATGTGCGGGTACTTCGTCGCCCGCTACTACCGGCACGACGGCGGGCGCTGCGACGCGATCCCCGTCTACGCGCCGGAGGGTGCCGAGCAGCGGCTGACCACGGCGTACGCCGACACGCCCTCGGCCACCTCGATGAGCGAGGTCTTCGACTTCCACACGCTGAAGTCCGGCGGCAGTTTCGAGATCGGCCCGTTCTCCGTCCGTACGGAGAAGGTGTGCCATCCGGTCGAGGCGTACGGCATCCGGGTCGAACACGGCGGCCGTTCGCTCACGTACTCCGGGGACACCGGGGTCTGCGACGCGCTGCACGACCTCGCCGACGGCGCCGACCTCTTCCTCTGCGAGGCCTCCTTCACCCACGGCAAGGAGGACGTCCCGGACCTCCACCTCAACGGCCGGGAGGCCGGCGCCCACGCGACCCGGGCGGGGGTGGGCCGCCTGGTGCTCACCCACATCCCGCCGTGGACGGACGGCGAGCGGAACCTGGCGGACGCGCGCGAGGTCTACAAGGGCCCGTCGGAGCTGGCGAGACCGGGCGCGGTCTACGAGATCTGA